A window of Candidatus Poribacteria bacterium genomic DNA:
CTCAAATGGCAAAGCAAGTGAGACGCGAAGTGACTTTGAACATTCCGATACACCCCAATATGGAACTAGTCGCTGCGCATACCGCTTCTATCATCGCTGAAATCATGGATTTTGAGGAAACTCACATTGATGAGATTCAATTGGCTATCATCGAAACCTGCATCAACGCTTTTGAACATAGCAATAGCGAAGACAACAAGGTGACAGTCACCTACGTTCTCACAGATGATGACCTAGAGTTAAAAATTACGGATCACGGCGTCGGATTTGGTATGGACAAAACCGAATTTTTAGACGGAGAGACGAGGGCGGAAGCCATGCAAAAACGAGGGTGGGGGTTGGAGATTATTCGGGAGATGATGGATGAAGTGAAAATCGACAGCAATGATGGCGGAACAACCATCACGATGCTGAAGAAGAGAGCGTAACCAAAAATAAAAAATATAACCACCACCTAAAAATTTTAATGAAGGAGGAAACAAATGGCGACATCTTTTAGTGTCAACACGCGTACCGAAGACGGTTACGCTGTTATCCAAACGGATGGATACCTGAACGGACCGACGGCGGAAAAACTCGCCGA
This region includes:
- a CDS encoding ATP-binding protein, with protein sequence MAKQVRREVTLNIPIHPNMELVAAHTASIIAEIMDFEETHIDEIQLAIIETCINAFEHSNSEDNKVTVTYVLTDDDLELKITDHGVGFGMDKTEFLDGETRAEAMQKRGWGLEIIREMMDEVKIDSNDGGTTITMLKKRA